A window of Aeromicrobium duanguangcaii genomic DNA:
GATCGGGCGCGGATCGTCGAGCGTCGACTCGACCACGGAGACCACGTCCAGGGCGTAGGTGGGCGACTCGCGGTCGAGCAGGTCGAACGCGGCGACCGCGAAGGGCGACAGCGGCTGGTTCAGCGCGAAGTTCGCCTGCAGGTCGACGGTGAGGCGCAGCGTGCGGCCCTGCTCGTCGGGCGGGTCGAGCTGCTCGACGACCTCGCCGGCGACGAGCGCCTCGATGATGTTGTCGACCTGCTCGAGCAGCCGGTCCTGCGACTCGGGCGTCTCGCCGCTCTCGCGGATGAGGTGCTCCAGGGCGGCGCGGGCGTCGCCGGGGCGGGTGATGACGTCTAGCACCATCGCGTGGCTGACCCGCATCCGCGAGACGAGCGGCTCGGGCGTGCCGTTCACGAGGCGCTCGAACGTGCCGTGACCCCACGACACGAAGCCCTCCGGCGGTTTCTTGCGCTGGATCCGCTTGAGCTTCTTCGGGTCGTCGCCGGCCTTGCGCACGAGGCGGGCGTTCTCGACCTCGTGGTCGGGCGCCTCGACCACGACGTGGCCCACCGTGTCGTAGCCGGCGCGACCCGCGCGGCCGGCGATCTGCTGGAACTCGCGCACCTGCAGGTGCCGCTGGCGCGTGCCGTCGTACTTGGACAGGCCGCTGAACAGCACCGTGCGGATCGGGACGTTGATGCCGACGCCGAGGGTGTCGGTGCCGCACACGACCTTGAGCAGGCCCTGCTGGGTGAGCGTCTCGACCAGGCGCCGGTAGCGCGGCAGCATGCCGGCGTGGTGCACGCCGATGCCCATCCGGATCAGCCGCGAGAGGGTCTTGCCGAACGCCGACGTGAACCGGAAGTCGCCCAGCGCCTCGGCGATGGCGTCGCGCTCGGCTCGCGTGGCCACCTTGGCGCTGGTCAGCGCCTGGGCGCGCTCCAGCGCGGCGGCCTGCGAGAAGTGCACGACGTAGACCGGGGTCTGGTGGGTCTCGACGAGTTGCTCGAGCGTCTCGTGGATCGGGGTCGTGACGTACTCGCTGACCAGCGGCACCGGCCGCTCGACGGACGTGACGGCGACGGTCTCGCGTCCGGTTCGGCGGGCCAGGTCGGCCTCGAGCTTCGTCGTGTCGCCGAGCGTGGCCGACATGAGCAGGAACTGGGCGCGGGGCAGCTCGATCAGCGGCACCTGCCAGGCCCAGCCACGGTCGGGATCGGCGTAGTAGTGGAACTCGTCCATGACGACCGTCGCGATGTCGGCCGCCGCGCCCTCGCGCAGCGCCATGTTCGCCAGGATCTCGGCCGTCGCGGCGATGATCGGAGCGTCGGCGTTGACCGCCGCGTCACCGGTGACCATGCCGACGTTCTCGGCGCCGAAGATCTCGCACAGGTCGAAGAACTTCTCACTGACGAGGGCCTTGATCGGCGCGGTGTAGACGCTGCAGCCGCCGCGCGCGAGGGTGGCGCCCATCGCGGCGGTGGCGACCAGGCTCTTGCCCGAGCCGGTCGGGGTCGCGAGGACCACGTTGGAGCCGGAGACGCACTCGAGAATCGCCTCGTCCTGGGCGGGGTACAGAGTCAGACCGCGGTCCTCGACCCAGCCCATGATCGCCTCGTGGATGACGTCGACGTCCTCGGTCGGCTCCGGCGGAAGCAGGTCGACCAGTCGTGATGCCACCCGTGCAGCCTAGGCGTCGCGCCCACGGAGCCCTGCGGCGACGGCCGTTCTAGGCCCCGCAGGCGCAGTCGGCCATCGCGGCCACGACCCGGTCGAGGGCCGCCTGCGTGACGAACGGGTTGACGTCCTTCGTGTCGTCGGACATCAGCGCGAACGCGACCGGCCGGCCGCCCGAGAGTGTCACCACGCCCGACAGCGCGTGGACACCCGTGAGGGTGCCCGTCTTGGCCCGGACCAGACCGCGCGCCTGCCCCGACCGGACGTACCGGTCCTCGAGCGTGCCGCTGAACCCGCCGACCGGCAGGCCGCTGAGGATCGATCCGAGCCGTGGCCTCGAGGAGACCTCGGCCATCGTCTCGGCGAGCGTCCGCGCGGAGATCCGGTTCTTGCGCGACAGCCCGCTGCCGTCGTTGATCACGAGCCCGGCGGTGTCCACGCCCGCCTCGGACAGGACCTGCGAGACGACCTTGGCGCCACCGGCGAACGAGCCCGGCTGGCCCGCCTTGATCGCGGCCTGCCGCAGCAGCACCTCGGCGACCTCGTTGTCGGAGTCGGCGAGGAACTGCTCGACGATCCGCGACAGCGGCGCACTGCGCACCGTGGCGATCGTCGCGCCCGAGGCCCTCGTCTCGGTCGGCTCGCCGGTGACCTCGACGCCGCGCGCCCGCAACAACTCGGCGAATCGGCGGGCCGCGTCGGCGGCCGGATCGGTCGAGCGGCCCGCGCCCACGCGGCCACGGTCGATCCACAGCGGGCTGACCGGCGCGACGACGCTGCCGACATAGCCGTCCTCCCACGCGGGGCTGACCTCCGGACCCTCGAACAGGGAGACGTCGTAGCCCAGCGTGACCGGGCCGCGCCCGACCTTCTTCGCCGTGGCCCCGGCCAGGGTCGCCAGGTCGGCCCGCTCGACCGAGGAGCCCTTCGACTTCGCGTCCGTCAGATACGGATCGCCGCCGCCCACGAGGACGAGACGCCCGCCGTCGCGCACGACCGAGGTCGTGAACCGGGCGTCCGGTCCCCAGGCGTCCAGGACCGCGACCGCGGTCAGCAGCTTCGTCGTCGAGGCCGGGATCTGCGCCCCGTCGCCCTCGTCGACGAGGACCTTGCCGTCGCGGGCATCGACCGCCACGAGACTCGTCCGGCCGCCGAGCGCCTCGGACCGCAACGGGCCGGCAACAGCCGCGGCCAACTCGCGTCCGTCGATCGGACCCGAACCGACCGCAGCCGCCTCGTCGGGATCGGGCGACTGCGTGGCCAGACCCTCCGGCGGCGTCACGTATTGCGGGCCACACGGGCCGTCGCACAAGATGGGGTTCAGGTCACCTCGCACATAGAGCGCCGCGATCGACGCGAGGGTGACCAGCACGAGCAACGGCAGCACCCATGCGGCAGGCGTTCTTCGCCCCCTGCGGGCGCCACGGGCTGTCACGTGCGTCAGACTATGTGACAGCCATTCCCAGCCAAGCCGGAGGAACCGTGTTTTTCGACGTCACCGTGGAGATCCCCAAGGGCGAGCGCAACAAGTACGAGCTCGACCACAAGACGCACCGCATCCGACTCGACCGCACGCTGTTCACGTCGATGCAGTACCCGGCCGACTACGGCTTCATCGACAACACCCTCGGCAACGACGGTGACCCGCTCGACGCGCTCGTCATCCTGCCGTTCCCGACGTTCCCCGGCTGCGTCATCGAGTGCCGCGCGATCGGCATGTTCAAGATGACCGACGAGGCCGGCGGCGACGACAAGATCCTCTGCGTCCCCGCGGGCGACCCGCGCCACGAGCACCTGCAGGACGTCGGCGACGTGTCCGACTTCGATCTCGGTGAGATCCAGCACTTCTTCGAGACCTACAAGGACCTCGAGCCCGGCAAGTCCGTCGAGGAAGGCTCCGAGTGGGTCGGCCGCGAAGAGGCCGAGGCCGAGATCCACGCCAGCTTCAAGCGCTTCGAGGACAACGGCGGCTACTGAGCCGCACCCGCTCCCACGCCAGATTTGCTCCGGGTTCTACCTTTCAGAGGTCTTGAAAGGTAGAACCCGGAGCACATCTCGGGACGCGGGGCTGGGGTCAGGCGTCCCCGCGCACCTCGCGCCGGGGACGGACCAGTCCGGCCAGCACCACTCCGAACACGTCCGGGTCGATCTTCGGGTCGAGCGCACGCAGGCCGCCCAGGCCGGCGCCCAGCGCCAGCAGGGCCGTCGCGACGTGCTCGACGGGGATCGTCGTCTCGAGGTCGGCCTCCTCGATCGTGGCCGAGATCAGCTGACCGATCAGCCGGCGGATCTCGCGGTGGCGCTTGACCAGCTCGGACGCGACCCACGGGTTGTTCCGAGCGACTGCGGCGAACTCGACCTCGAGGGCCGTCCACTGCGGCTCGCCCAGGCCCGTTCGTGACCACTCGACGAAGCTCTTGAGGCGCGACTCGAGCGACGTGTCCTCGGCGAAGACCGCCTGGACGAGGCGGATCTTCTCGGCATGGATCGTGTCGAGCACTGCCATGCAGAGCTCTTCCTTGCCGGCGAAGTTGGAGTAGACGGCGCCCTTGGAGAAGCCCGCCTCGACGGCGACCTTGTCCAGCGAGGTTCCGGCATAGCCGACGGCGAGGAACATCTGCGCCGCGACCTCGATCAGGCGTTCGCGCGTCTGGCGCTGACGCTCCGCCCGGCTCACCTTCGTTTCCGGCACGATCGACTCCTCCTTCTCGCATACCGATGGTATCTGAGTCCGGGGGACAGTCTCCACCCTTCCGGGATTTATTGCCCGGTTAGGGTCGGGCCATGACTTCACGGGCGATGTGGAACGCGATCGAGACCTTGCACGCAGGCGTCTACTTCGCGCCCGACTCCAAGGCCCGGTACGAGGCGGCCGGGCTCAAGGGCTACTGGATGGGCTACTTCGCCAGCCGCTCGGCGGCGCTGGGGCGGCCGGGACCGGCGCTGGTGCTGGCCACCTTCCACAGCTTCGCGCCCCGGATGGTCGCCCGGGCCGTGCCGGACGCCTGGCACCTCTCCGACCCCGAGAGCGTGCTGGAGGCGCGGTACTCGCTCGCCCGCGACCTGCTCGCGCCGGTGGCCGACGCCGCGACGTCGCTGGCGCCGCGGGTGCGCCCGGTGCTGGACGGCGTCGACTGGGCCGGCAAGCCGCTGGCCGCCGCCCACGCCGACCTGCCTCGCTCGGAGGACCCGCTCATCGACTTCTGGCAGTCCGTCACCGCCTTGCGTGAGTACCGCGGCGACTGCCACGTGGCCGTCCTCACCGCCGCGGGGCTCGGTGGCGCCGCCGCGAACGTACTGGCCGCGGCGACCGGGTGGGGCTGGTTCGCCGACCAGCGCACGATGCGCGGCTGGACCGAGGACGAATGGGCGGCCGCCATCTCCGACCTCGCGACGCGCGGCTGGCTGAGCGCCGACGGCACGGCCACCGAGACGGGCCGGGCGGCGCGCAACCAGCTGGAAGACGCGACCGATCGCGTCGTGGCCGCCGGGCTCGACCGCGAGGCGACCTCGCGACTGGTGACCCTCGAGGCCGATCTCGTGGCCATGGCCGACGCCTGGGCCGAGGCACACCCGGCGCTCGCGCCGAGCCGCGCCTCCCACGGCCACTGAGGTCGCGGGGCGACGCACGTCTCGTCCGCCCCGAAGGACGCCCGATCGGCCAGGCCCGTTCACCCCGCTCACCAGGGTCGGACAGTGGCCGTCCCGGGGGTCGACCCAGCGCCAGGGCCCCTGCCGCATCGCGGGACAATGACCGAATGATCACCCCGCCCTCCCCGACCGTTCGGGACGCCGCTCGCGACCGACTCTCCGCCCTCGCCATCCCCGCCGGGGCCCTCGGCCGACTCGGGGAGGTCGCGGTGTGGTGGTCCTCCGTGCGCGGCGAGACGACCCCCGCTCCCCCGTCGCACGTGCGGGCCGTGGTGTTCGCCGGCGACCACGGGGTCGCCTCCCACGGCGTCTCGGCCTACCCGTCGGCCATCACCGGCGCCATGGTGCGCGCGTTCGTCAGCGGCGTCGCGGGCGTCTCGGTGCTGGCCCGTCAGCACGACGTCACGCTGCGGGTGCTGGACCTGGGCGTCGACGGTGACTTCCCCGACCTCGACCCCGCCCTGGGCGAGTTCAAGGTGCGCCGCGGGACCGAGCCGATCCACCTGACCGACGCGATGACCGCCAACGAGACCCGGCAGGCCATCGACGCCGGCCGCCGGATCGCCGAGCAGGAGATCGCGGCCGGCGCCGACCTGCTGATCGGTGGCGACATGGGCATCGGGAACACGACCCCGGCGGTCGCGCTGATCGCCGGCGCCCTGGGCCTGGCGGCCGAGGACGTCGTCGGGCGCGGCACCGGGATCGACGACGCCGGGCTCGCCCTCAAGACCGACGTCGTCGCGACGGCCCTGAAGCGGGCGGGCGACCGCGTGGCCGATCCGGTCGAGCTGCTCGCCGCTCTCGGTAGCCCCGACCTCGCCGCGCAGGCGTCGTTCATCTCGACCGCCGCGCAGGCGGGTGTGCCGGTGTTGCTGGACGGCGTGATCTCCGTGGCCGCCGCGATCGTCGCCGAACGCCTCACCCCCGGGGTGGCGCCCTGGCTCGCCGCCGGTCACCGCTCCACCGAGCAGGCCCAGTGGCGCGCGCTGGACGCGCTCGGCCTGGAGCCGCTGCTGGATCTCGACATGCGACTGGGTGAGGGATCGGGCGCCGTCACGGCGGTGCCCATCGTCCGGTCGGCCGCGCTGCTGCTGTCGCAGATGGCGCTCCTGGACGAGTTGATGTGAGCCGGTTCTCCGACGCGGTCCGGCTGTCGACCGGCACCTTCAGCGCCGTCCCGGTCCCGGCGCCCCGGCGCGTCGATCGCGAGACGGCCGGCATCGCCGTCGCGATCGCCCCATTGGCCGTCCTGCCGGTCGGCCTGCTCGTCGCCGCCGTCGCGTGGGGAGCCCGTGAGCTGGGGCTGGCACAGATCGTGGTCGGAGCGCTCGCCATCGGTGTCGGCGCCTGGGCCACGCGGGGGTTCCATCTCGACGGCCTGGCCGACACCGCGGACGCGTTGGCGTCGTCCTACGACCGCGAGCGAGCACTGACGGTCGCCCGCACCGGCGACGTCGGACCGGCCGGCGCGGCCACGCTCGTCCTGGTCCTGCTCGTCCAGGCGGCCTCCGCCGGCGCGGTGGCCACGTACTGGTCGTGGGGACCCGCAGCGGTCGGCATCCTGTGGTGTCTGGCCCGCGCCGGCGCCACGGTGGGGCTGCGCCGCGGCGTCCCGGCCGCCCGGCAGGACGGCATGGGCGCGACCTTCGCGGGCAGCGTGCCGGTCGTGGCCCTCGTCGCCGTCTGGCTCCTCGTGGCGGCAGCCGCCGTGGCCGTCACCGGCCTCACCGGCGCCTCGATCGCGCAGGGCCTCGTCACCGCCGTGGCTACGCTGCTGGTCATGTTCGCGGTCGTCGCCCACGTCGTGCGTCGCCTCGGCGGCATCATCGGCGACGCCGTAGGCGCCAGCGTCGAGATCGCGCTCGCGGTCCTGCTGATCGGGTTCGCGGCGGTCGTCGCATGACCTTCATCGGACCCGACGGCGCACCACGCTGCGACTGGGCCGGCGGCGCCCCCGGGTTCGTCGAGTACCACGACACCGAGTGGGGCTTCCCCGTCTCCGACGACGTGCGCCTGTTCGAGAAGTTCTGCCTCGAGGGATTCCAGTCCGGCCTGTCGTGGCGCACGATCCTGGACAAGCGCGAGAACTTCCGCGCCGCGTTCGCCGGGTTCGACCTCGAGACGGTCGCCGGCTACGACGAGTCCGACGTCGCTAGTCTCCTGCAGGACGCGGGCATCGTCCGGCACCGCGGCAAGATCGAGGCCACCATCAACAACGCCGCGCGCGCCCTCGAGCTGATCGAGACAGAGGGTTCCCTGGCGGCGTACGTCTGGCGGCACGAGCCCGACCCCGCCGAGGTGCCCGTCCCCCAGTCGCTGACCACCTCGCCGACCGCCACCGCGATGTCGAAGGACCTCAAGAAGCGGGGTTGGAAGTTCGTCGGCCCCACGACCGTCTTCTCGTTCATGGAGGCGATGGGGCTGATCAACGACCACACGCACGACTGCGTCGTGCGGGCGCAGGTCGACACGGCCCGCGCCGCGTTCGTCCGCCCGTCCTGAGCGGGACGGTCAGAGCCGCAGCACGCGGCCCGAGACGACCAGCAGGACCTCGTCGCAGTCGTCGGCGAACCGCTGGTTGACCGTGCCGAGCAGGTCGCGGAACAGCCGGCCCGAGCGCGTCTCGGGAACGACGCCCCACCCGACCTCGTTGGTCACCACGACGACGTCCTCGGCGTGAGCGGTCATCGCCGAGATGGCGTCCTCGACCCGCTTCCACAGCAGCGGCTCCCACTCGTCGAGGGTCTGGTCCCACCCGTCGAGCTCGTCGATCAGCGAGGTGACCCATGTGCCGAGGCAGTCGATGATGACCGGGGTGTCGGCCATGGCGATCGCCTGCTCCAGATCGCTGGTCTCGATCGTCTTCCAGTGCTCGGGACGACGCTCGCGATGGGCCCGGACCCGGGCCGCCCAGTCGGGGTCGAACTCGGGGTCCGGCGGCGGACCGGGGGCGATGTACGTGACGTCGGGCGCGCCGACGACCAACGACTCGGCCTGGAACGACTTGCCGGAGCGCACACCACCGGTGATCAGGGTCCTCATCACCGCAGCCTAGCCCTGACCGACACCGCTCGTCCCGATCCGCGCGCCGGGCTCACTGGCGCTTGCGGCGGGCGACGATGAAGGCGGCGACCGCCACCAGAAACGCCGCGCCGATCGCGATCGGCAGCACGGTCGTCGTGGCGGTGGACGACTCGTCGTCCTCGTCGGACGCCTTCTCGTCGTGGCCGGCGACGACGGCGTCCTCACGGGTCTGCGCGTCGGCCGCGGCGTTCACCTCGACGTTCTCACCGTCGGACATCTGCTGGTACTTCAGCGCGATGAAGTCGCCGGCGGCCAGTTCGTACTCATGCAGGCCGACCGAGGCGTAGTCCCAGTCCTGACCCTCCTTCGCCACCATGAACGCCCAGTAGCCCGGCCCGTCGAGCGCGGTGCCGCACTTCTCCTGCGTGGGCGTGGGCTGACCGTCGATGCGGCACAGCATCCCCGGCGAGGCGGACGTCTCCTGGGTCTCGACCCCGGCGTCGGCCAACGCCTGCTCACCGGTCTGGCCCACGGCGTGCTGGGCGCACAGGATCCGGTCCTTGCCGTCGAGCGCGCCGAACTCCAGGACGATCGGCACGTCCTGGTCGGACTCACACGACTCGTGCGCGGTCGCCGCGGTCGGCAGGACCGTGACGGCCGCGGCGAGCAGCAGGAGCGCTGCGAGACGGGCGGACAAGGACTTCATGACGTCTCCTTCGGGAGGTAGCGGGCGCGCCGGGCGGCACGCCTCAGGGTGGCCAGGACGGCCGGGCCCAGCGTCACGATCAGCAGCACGTTCGTGATCGCTCGCCCCAGGTCCCAGCCCCAGAACGAGGTCAGCAGGGTGAACACGAGGAACCGGTGCAGGTTGTCGAGCACCGGGTCGCCGGGGACCATCGACAGCGAGTCCTCGGCGCCGGGGATCGCGATGCCGAGCGTGAACGGCCACGACGAGAGGTTCATCAGCAGGCCGAACCCGTACGCCGCGACGATCGCGTACCCGGCGAGCATCACGATCTCGGCTCGGCCGGTGACCCGGCGCGGCAACAGGCCGGCGCCCATCCCCACCCATGCGGCGCACAGCATCTGGAACGGCAGCCAGGGCCCCACCCCCGAGGTCAGCAACGCCGACGCGAAGAGGCTCGTGCAGCCCAGGACGAAGCCGAACCCGGCCCCGAAGACGCGCCCGCCGAGGATCAGCAGGAAGAAGACCAGCTCGACCCCCGCCACGCCCGCGCCGAGCGGCCGCACGGCCGCGTTGATCGCGCTCAGCACGCCCAGCATCGCCAGCGCCTTGGAGTCCAGGCCGCCCTCGGAGAGCTCGGCGATCACGACCAGGACCACGACGGGCATGAGGGCCATGAACAGGAACGGCTGGTCGACGCGCGTCTCGCCGGGCGTCGGCGAGATGATCAACGGCCACAGCAGCATGACCAGGCCGGCGATGCTGGCGGCGGTCAGGACCAGCGCCGAGCGCAGGGTCACCGGGACGGCGACCCGGGTCCGGGACGCGCTCATCGGACGACCTCCGACGGCAGCGCGGCGGCCACCTCGTCGACCGTGAGCCAGTCGGGACCGAGCACCTTGGAGACCTGCGGCGCGAACGCCGGCGACTCGGCCAGCACCTCGCGCACCGGGCCGGACGAGACGACCTCGCCGTCCGCGAGGACGACGACCGTGTCGGCCACCGCGGCGACGAACTCGACGTCGTGACTGGACACGACGATGCCGTGCCCGTCGGCGGCCAGGTCGTGCAGGATGCGCGCCAGCTCCGCCTTGCCGGGATAGTCCAGGCCGCGCGTGGGCTCGTCGAGCGCCACCACCGCGGGCTGGGCGGTCAGCACGACGGCCAGGACGAGCGCCAGCTTCTGGCCCTCGGACAGGTCGCGCGGGTGACGCCGTCCCACGATGCCCGGCGCCAACCGCTCCAGCAGGGCCCGGCAGGTTCCCGGGGCGACGCCGGCCTGGTCGTCGGCGGCGGCGCACTCGCGGTCGACCGTCTCGAGGTAGAGCAGGTCGGCGGCCGTCTGCGGCACGAGACCGACGAGCATCCGCGCCTCGGCCGGCCGCACGTCACCGGGGTCGACTCCGTCCACGTCGACGACGCCGGTGGTGCGGTCGCCGGTGCCCTGCACCGCCCACAGCAGCGAGCTCTTGCCCGAGCCGTTGCGACCCATGAGGGCCACCACCTCGCCGTGCCCGACCCGCAGGTCGACGCCGTCGACGGCGGTGAAGTGCCCGTAGCGCACCGTGATGCCTCGCGCCTGCAACGCCGGTCGACGCTCGGGGGTGGGCGGCACGGGCGGCGGTCCGAGCCGCGCGGCCAGCGGCTTGACCCGACGCCGGGCCTCGCGCACCGACAGCGGCAGCGGCCGCCAATCAGCCAGCCGTCCCAGCTGCACGAGCGGGGGCGCGACCGGGGCATCGACGAGGAGCTCGGCCGGATCGCCGATGCGGACCCGGCCGTCCTCGACCAGCACCAGCCGGTCGGCGAAGGGAACCACTCGCTCCATCCGGTGCTCCGCGACGATCACGGTGAGCGCGAGGTCGTCGACGAGGCGGGCGATGGTCGCCAGGACGTCCTCGGCCGCGGTGGGGTCGAGCGCGGAGGTGGGCTCGTCGAGCACGAGCACGCGCGGGTGCATCGTCAGGACCGATCCGATGGCCACGCGCTGCTGCTGGCCGCCGGACAGGGACCGCACGGAGCGTCGTCGCAGGTCGGCGATCCCGAGCAGGTCGAGCGTCTCCTCGACCCGGCGGCGCATCGTCTGCGGGTCGAGACCGAGGTGCTCCATGCCGTAGGCCAGCTCGTCCTCGACCACGTCGGCGACGAATCCCGAGAGGGGGTCCTGGGCCACGTAGCCCACGAGGTGCGCCAGCTCGCGCGGCGGACGGCCCACGATGGAGGCGCCGTCGATGCGGATGTCACCGGCGAGCGTGCCGCCGGTGAAGTGCGGCACGAGTCCGTTCACCATGGCGAGCAGGGTCGACTTGCCCGACCCGGTGCGGCCGGAGACCAGCACCAGCTCGCCCTCGTCGATCTCGAGGTCGACCCCGGCCAGCGTCGGCACGTCGGCCCCGTCGTACCAGAAGGTGACGTCGTCGAAGGAGATCATGCGCGCTCACCTCCGACCTCGTCGTGGGAGACGGGGGCCTGCGGGGCCACGAAGACCGGCGCGATCGCGAGGGCGACGACCAGCAGCGAGGCCACGCTCAGCGGCGGCCAGCCCGGCACGTCGGGATAGAGCACGGCCACCTGCTCGGTGGACAGCAGCTTGAACCCGATGGCGACCGCGATGCCCGATCCGGCGGTGAGGTACTCGGCCGCGAGCCAGCGCATCGGCCGGTAACGGGTGCGGTGGACCCGGCGGCCCGCCGACCTCAGCGCCAGCACCGCGAAGACGAGTCCGGCGACGAGCATCGGGTAGGTCAGCACCTTCGGCGCCGCGCCGTCGAGATAGCCGTACGTGCCCACGCTCAGTCCGAACAGGCCGAGCAGCATCAGCACGCCGGTGACGAACCGCTCGCGCGGGGCG
This region includes:
- a CDS encoding ABC transporter ATP-binding protein — encoded protein: MISFDDVTFWYDGADVPTLAGVDLEIDEGELVLVSGRTGSGKSTLLAMVNGLVPHFTGGTLAGDIRIDGASIVGRPPRELAHLVGYVAQDPLSGFVADVVEDELAYGMEHLGLDPQTMRRRVEETLDLLGIADLRRRSVRSLSGGQQQRVAIGSVLTMHPRVLVLDEPTSALDPTAAEDVLATIARLVDDLALTVIVAEHRMERVVPFADRLVLVEDGRVRIGDPAELLVDAPVAPPLVQLGRLADWRPLPLSVREARRRVKPLAARLGPPPVPPTPERRPALQARGITVRYGHFTAVDGVDLRVGHGEVVALMGRNGSGKSSLLWAVQGTGDRTTGVVDVDGVDPGDVRPAEARMLVGLVPQTAADLLYLETVDRECAAADDQAGVAPGTCRALLERLAPGIVGRRHPRDLSEGQKLALVLAVVLTAQPAVVALDEPTRGLDYPGKAELARILHDLAADGHGIVVSSHDVEFVAAVADTVVVLADGEVVSSGPVREVLAESPAFAPQVSKVLGPDWLTVDEVAAALPSEVVR